In Acidovorax sp. 106, the following proteins share a genomic window:
- a CDS encoding tautomerase family protein — MPFIRTNVPHHLSVQARHSIVQGIHDALVSSIGMPVDELFNMVASYQPGEFACSRTFNGVARSEDVVVVEITLRRGRSDAMKRALYEAIARNLQSAAGVNPADVFIFMHENDYSDWSVGEGRLAMGLVQNRGAGA, encoded by the coding sequence ATGCCCTTCATCCGTACCAACGTTCCCCATCACCTGTCTGTGCAAGCCCGCCACTCGATCGTCCAAGGCATTCACGACGCCTTGGTCAGCAGCATTGGCATGCCGGTGGACGAGTTGTTCAACATGGTGGCCAGCTACCAGCCGGGTGAATTTGCCTGCAGCCGCACCTTCAACGGGGTGGCCCGGTCCGAGGATGTGGTGGTGGTGGAGATCACGCTGCGCCGGGGCCGCAGCGATGCCATGAAACGTGCGCTGTATGAGGCAATCGCCCGCAACCTGCAAAGCGCAGCGGGCGTGAACCCGGCCGATGTCTTCATCTTCATGCACGAGAACGACTATTCCGATTGGTCGGTGGGCGAGGGCCGCTTGGCGATGGGGCTGGTGCAGAACCGGGGGGCTGGCGCCTGA
- a CDS encoding Lrp/AsnC family transcriptional regulator — MDASLDLFDRKILALVQRDCQMNAEVIAQEVGLSASAVQRRLRRMRADKVISAEVAVVNPQAVGGVMSFLAGLEVKDNYDALPRIRSWSQGEPGVQQVYYVTGTFDIVMVIVARDVKAYDALAARLMSDIPQIARMTTHVVIDTIKNSLYVPVDTSGDAPAST, encoded by the coding sequence ATGGATGCAAGCCTTGACCTCTTCGACCGCAAAATTCTGGCCCTAGTGCAGCGCGACTGCCAGATGAACGCCGAGGTCATTGCCCAGGAGGTGGGCCTGTCGGCCTCGGCCGTGCAGCGCCGCCTGCGGCGCATGCGGGCCGACAAGGTCATCAGCGCCGAGGTGGCCGTGGTCAACCCCCAGGCCGTGGGCGGGGTCATGAGCTTTCTGGCTGGGCTGGAGGTCAAGGACAACTACGATGCGCTGCCCCGCATCCGCAGCTGGTCGCAGGGCGAGCCGGGGGTGCAGCAGGTGTACTACGTCACCGGCACTTTTGACATCGTGATGGTCATCGTGGCGCGCGATGTGAAGGCCTACGATGCCCTGGCGGCCCGCCTGATGAGCGACATTCCCCAGATTGCCCGCATGACCACCCATGTGGTCATCGACACCATCAAGAACAGCCTGTATGTGCCCGTGGACACCTCGGGAGACGCCCCTGCCAGCACGTAG
- a CDS encoding flavin reductase family protein, with protein sequence MTARTLHSYQPRQGHGLPHDPFNAIVGPRPIGWISTRSAAGALNLAPYSFFNAFNYVPPIVGFASIGAKDTLRNVQETGEFVWNLATRDLAEAMNQTCAAVGPEVSEFALAGLTPLPSTQVQPPRVAESPVTMECRCTQVVQLQGADGAQVPTWLVLGEVVAVHIDTALLKDGVYDTASAGHILRAGGPADYFTVGPEQLFKMYRPR encoded by the coding sequence ATGACCGCACGCACCCTGCACAGCTACCAGCCCCGCCAGGGCCATGGCCTGCCGCACGACCCGTTCAACGCCATCGTGGGGCCGCGCCCCATCGGCTGGATATCTACCCGCAGCGCGGCGGGCGCGCTGAACCTGGCGCCCTACAGCTTTTTCAACGCCTTCAACTACGTGCCGCCCATCGTGGGCTTTGCCAGCATTGGTGCCAAGGACACGCTGCGCAACGTGCAGGAGACGGGCGAGTTTGTGTGGAACCTGGCCACGCGCGACCTGGCCGAGGCCATGAACCAGACCTGCGCCGCCGTGGGGCCGGAGGTGAGCGAATTTGCGCTGGCGGGCCTCACCCCCCTGCCCAGCACGCAGGTGCAGCCGCCCCGCGTGGCCGAGAGCCCAGTGACGATGGAGTGCCGTTGCACCCAGGTTGTGCAGCTGCAGGGCGCCGATGGCGCGCAGGTGCCCACCTGGCTGGTGCTGGGCGAGGTGGTGGCGGTGCACATCGACACGGCTTTGCTCAAGGACGGCGTGTACGACACCGCCAGCGCGGGCCACATCCTGCGCGCGGGCGGCCCAGCCGACTACTTCACGGTGGGGCCAGAGCAGTTGTTCAAGATGTACCGGCCGCGCTGA
- a CDS encoding RNA polymerase sigma factor: protein MLAHYYQELLNYFARAVRSRDRASDLVHEAYTRVLALEQSGQVVEQPRALLYRTARNLLIDQHRRQAVRTPHAASGATDGAIGDEPMPDVADLPAPAALGPEAQAASAQGMAALLATIDALPLRCREAFILHKFDGLPQAEVAAHMGISRKMVEQHIQRAMLACRQCREALEQGRTWGAAAAGASSPKKAPKPPTPAAPQAPDHPA, encoded by the coding sequence GTGCTTGCCCACTACTACCAAGAACTGCTGAACTACTTTGCGCGTGCGGTGCGCAGCCGTGACCGGGCTTCGGACCTGGTGCACGAGGCGTACACCCGCGTGCTGGCGCTGGAGCAATCGGGCCAGGTGGTGGAGCAGCCCCGGGCCCTGCTGTACCGCACGGCGCGCAATTTGCTCATCGACCAGCACCGCCGCCAGGCCGTGCGCACGCCACACGCGGCAAGCGGTGCCACCGATGGCGCGATCGGTGACGAGCCCATGCCCGATGTGGCCGACTTGCCCGCGCCCGCAGCGCTGGGCCCCGAGGCGCAGGCCGCCTCGGCCCAGGGCATGGCGGCGCTGCTGGCCACCATCGATGCGCTGCCGCTGCGTTGCCGCGAGGCCTTCATCCTGCACAAGTTCGACGGCCTGCCGCAGGCCGAGGTGGCCGCGCACATGGGCATCTCGCGCAAGATGGTGGAGCAGCACATCCAGCGCGCCATGCTGGCCTGCCGCCAGTGCCGCGAGGCGCTGGAGCAAGGGCGCACCTGGGGGGCTGCGGCTGCTGGTGCGTCTTCACCCAAGAAGGCCCCCAAGCCACCAACGCCCGCTGCGCCCCAAGCGCCCGATCACCCCGCCTGA
- a CDS encoding FecR domain-containing protein, producing the protein MDFSEDDTHLHLPLPEQALRWWVRSQHGLSAQEQHALDQWKAQSPAHQQAYAAWQADWQALDQLSPVAVQHLRNQLAHDLAAEAVCPPQAQTAASLPGHRSHHRSAWAGLHAGWQALPQWLGAASTRWAQGAVAAALVLGTAFGVMEVVGWSPWQSPPQFAQAFAAPQGQQTQVQLPDGSLLRLDTSTQLNVALYAQRREVRLAQGQAMFQVQGDAARPFDVLAGPVRITVVGTRFAVRYTPGMAGYDGVRVAVEEGRVQVAAPGAAPVLLKAGQQVVTDAAGTLGPVVAVPPSGIAPWRAHRVSFDDTPLSQALAELGRYGPTGITLQDPQLGALRLTGTFDPRHLDNFVRALPRVLPVRVVACGEDRGGKEATCIDAAEVAGVGR; encoded by the coding sequence ATGGACTTCTCTGAAGACGACACCCACCTGCACCTGCCGCTGCCAGAGCAGGCACTGCGCTGGTGGGTGCGCAGCCAGCACGGGCTGAGCGCGCAAGAGCAGCACGCGCTAGACCAGTGGAAGGCCCAAAGCCCCGCCCACCAGCAGGCCTACGCCGCCTGGCAGGCCGATTGGCAAGCCCTGGACCAACTCAGCCCAGTCGCAGTGCAGCACCTGCGCAACCAACTGGCGCACGACCTGGCCGCCGAGGCCGTCTGTCCGCCTCAGGCCCAGACCGCTGCTAGCCTGCCAGGCCACCGCAGCCACCACCGCAGTGCCTGGGCCGGGCTGCACGCTGGCTGGCAGGCGTTGCCCCAATGGCTGGGTGCGGCATCCACCCGCTGGGCGCAAGGTGCGGTGGCTGCGGCGCTGGTGTTGGGCACCGCGTTTGGCGTGATGGAAGTGGTGGGCTGGTCGCCCTGGCAAAGCCCGCCGCAGTTTGCCCAGGCCTTTGCCGCGCCCCAGGGCCAGCAAACCCAGGTGCAACTGCCCGACGGCAGCCTGCTGCGGCTGGACACCAGCACGCAACTGAACGTGGCGCTGTACGCCCAGCGCCGCGAGGTGCGCCTGGCGCAGGGGCAGGCCATGTTCCAGGTGCAGGGCGATGCAGCGCGCCCCTTTGATGTGCTGGCCGGGCCGGTGCGCATCACCGTGGTGGGCACCCGGTTTGCGGTGCGCTACACCCCCGGCATGGCGGGCTACGACGGCGTGCGCGTGGCGGTGGAGGAGGGCCGGGTGCAGGTGGCCGCCCCCGGCGCCGCACCGGTGCTGCTGAAGGCCGGGCAGCAGGTGGTGACGGACGCCGCAGGCACCCTGGGCCCCGTGGTGGCCGTGCCGCCCTCAGGCATAGCCCCCTGGCGCGCCCACCGCGTCAGCTTTGACGACACCCCCCTGTCCCAGGCCCTGGCCGAGCTGGGCCGCTACGGCCCCACGGGCATCACGCTGCAAGACCCGCAACTGGGCGCGCTGCGCCTGACGGGCACATTCGACCCGCGCCACCTCGACAACTTTGTGCGCGCACTGCCGCGTGTGCTGCCGGTGCGGGTGGTGGCTTGTGGTGAGGACAGGGGCGGTAAGGAGGCCACCTGCATTGACGCGGCTGAAGTGGCGGGCGTGGGGCGGTGA